Proteins from one Rhizoctonia solani chromosome 5, complete sequence genomic window:
- a CDS encoding ribosomal protein L1p/L10e family, producing the protein MSKLIDSHVSTKQAKLAIDALLKYNEKRQAEKEESELLGAREEVVWLNVGVKKAYPEKKLKPFSIPLARPIIDPRTTSICLITKDPQREYKDLLAAQNVKFVSRVVGVTKLKGKFKPFEARRQLMKDHGIFLVDERVVPMMPKLLGKIFFKAKKQPIPVNLQKKDVKSELERAVSSTYMHQNQGTCTAIKIAPTTFTSSQVLENLTTALPEIVKRIQGGWENVQSLHIKTSGSVSLPIWSLERARRGGERRGREPAPVVKEGKKRSAPTPPSATNANKKAKASEPAKVATKEAAPVKAKAKAKTKAAEATSVKAETKSPVAAAATAVVVPAKKAIPKTPIVEESSGSDSEPEPAPKPTIVKKPAVASSVAQKKAKVLASKGSTKGSKARILGNKKVSSR; encoded by the exons ATGTCGAAATTGATCGACTCGCATGTCAGCACCAAGCAAGCAAAACTCGCGATCGATGCGCTGTTAAAGTATAATGAAAAGCGTCAAGCTGAGAAAGAGGAGAGCGAATTGCTGGGTGCGAGGGAAGAGGTTGTGTGGTTGAACGTTGGGGTCAAGAAGGCATATCCGGAGAAAAAGCTCAAGCCGTTTAGCAT TCCTCTTGCTCGACCGATCATCGACCCCCGCACGACCTCGATATGTCTTATTACCAAGGACCCTCAACGAGAATACAAAGATCTCCTGGCCGCCCAAAACGTCAAGTTTGTCTCTCGAGTTGTAGGAGTCACCAAGCTCAAGGGCAAGTTCAAGCCTTTCGAGGCCCGAAGACAACTCATGAAGGACCACGGCATCTTTTTGGTCGATGAGCGGGTGGTACCTATGATGCCCAAACTGTTGGGAAAGATATTTTTCAAAGCTAAAAA GCAACCTATTCCTGTCAATCTACAGAAAAAGGATGTGAAATCCGAATTGGAGCGTGCGGTATCGTCGACGTACATGCACCAGAATCAGGGAACTTGCAC AGCGATTAAAATTGCTCCGACGACGTTTACATCTTCTCAAGTTCTCGAGAACCTTACGACTGCGCTGCCGGAGATTGTCAAGCGTATTCAAGGCGGGTGGGAAAACGTCCAGAGTTTACATATCAAGACTAGTGGAAGTGTATCGTTGCCGATCTGGTCGT TGGAGAGAGCGAGGCGAGGAGGAGAGCGAAGAGGACGAGAGCCTGCGCCCGTAGTGAAAGAAGGGAAGAAGAGGTCTGCTCCGACCCCTCCTTCCGCTACGAATGCGAACAAGAAGGCCAAGGCGTCCGAACCGGCAAAGGTTGCGACCAAGGAAGCAGCTCCGGTAAAGGCAAAGGCAAAGGCAAAAACGAAGGCCGCGGAAGCTACATCCGTCAAGGCCGAAACGAAATCccctgttgctgctgctgctacTGCTGTCGTGGTGCCCGCAAAAAAGGCGATACCGAAAACTCCTATCGTGGAAGAGTCGAGTGGATCCGATTCTGAGCCCGAACCCGCCCCGAAACCTACTATCGTCAAAAAGCCAGCCGTTGCGAGCAGCGTTGCACAGAAAAAGGCCAAAGTACTAGCTTCCAAGGGCTCTACCAAGGGATCAAAAGCGAGGATTTTGGGTAACAAAAAGGTGTCTTCGCGATAG